Proteins encoded by one window of Dietzia sp. B32:
- a CDS encoding alkaline phosphatase D family protein, which yields MTPSPEILVGPMLRYVDSTDATVWVEVSAPCEVTIRAGDEVVTERSWGVHGHHFAVLHLCRLREGEVTPYEISLDDTLAWPVDPDRPSVIRTPRADDTVRLAFGSCRRGESQTPVALREIGADALVALSHRMAHTPHDEWPDAMLLLGDQVYADIPSREISERLAERRRAGGGPQSVRDSAGAGGDRDVSDEICDFEEYSWLYHESWRDADVRWLLSTVPSCMILDDHDLRDDWNSSHAWRCEMTAQPWWRDRVIGAFGSYFVYQHLGNLAPDELEANEMYQSLRSAGSDAERETLLDHFAQSADSERGAVQWSFKRDFGRVRVVMLDVRASRHLDPQDRRVMDAGEWEWTRDACLDPDAEVDHLVIGSSLPAFMLPALHNVEGWNEAVARGRPGSRLTARVGERIRLAVDLEHWAAFRNSFDDLVGLLTEVAAGDHRPAPASILLLGGDVHCSYLEEVDLTAGRVADSPTRVHQLVMSPFRNPLQKTIRAVNRLSVREPVPALTRRLSRAVGVREPEVRWRVTDGLWFDNGVMTLVLRGRRASVQVDHATVEWPALGLGKVLTLVPGLAPDSWGRRRRRDGDSLERKPRQVLRRTLSKELTGEGLPSRGAAVRAEAAL from the coding sequence ATGACACCGTCCCCTGAGATCCTCGTCGGCCCGATGCTGCGGTACGTCGACAGCACCGACGCCACGGTGTGGGTGGAGGTGTCGGCGCCGTGCGAGGTGACGATCCGCGCGGGCGACGAGGTGGTCACCGAGCGCTCGTGGGGCGTGCACGGTCACCACTTCGCGGTGCTGCACCTGTGCCGACTGCGGGAGGGTGAGGTGACGCCGTACGAGATCTCGCTCGACGACACGCTCGCCTGGCCCGTCGACCCGGACCGGCCGAGCGTGATCCGCACGCCCCGCGCGGACGACACGGTGCGGTTGGCGTTCGGCTCGTGTCGGCGCGGTGAGAGTCAGACCCCGGTGGCGCTCCGCGAGATCGGCGCCGACGCGCTGGTGGCGCTTTCGCACCGCATGGCGCACACGCCGCACGACGAGTGGCCGGACGCGATGCTCCTGCTCGGCGACCAGGTGTACGCCGACATCCCCAGCAGGGAGATCTCCGAGCGGTTGGCCGAGCGCCGGCGCGCGGGCGGGGGACCGCAGTCGGTGCGCGATTCCGCGGGGGCCGGCGGCGACCGCGACGTCTCGGACGAGATCTGCGACTTCGAGGAGTACTCCTGGCTGTACCACGAGTCGTGGCGCGATGCGGACGTGCGCTGGCTGCTGTCGACCGTGCCGAGCTGCATGATCCTCGACGACCACGACCTGCGCGACGACTGGAACTCCTCGCACGCGTGGCGCTGTGAGATGACGGCCCAGCCGTGGTGGCGGGACCGGGTGATCGGCGCGTTCGGCAGCTACTTCGTCTACCAGCATCTGGGCAACCTCGCGCCGGACGAGCTGGAGGCGAACGAGATGTACCAGTCGCTGCGCTCGGCGGGCTCGGATGCCGAGCGGGAGACGCTGCTCGACCACTTCGCCCAGTCCGCCGACTCCGAACGCGGCGCCGTGCAGTGGAGCTTCAAGCGCGACTTCGGTCGGGTGCGCGTGGTGATGCTCGACGTGCGCGCCTCGCGGCACCTGGATCCGCAGGACCGACGGGTCATGGACGCCGGCGAGTGGGAGTGGACCCGCGACGCGTGCCTGGACCCGGATGCGGAGGTGGACCACCTGGTGATCGGGTCGTCGTTGCCGGCGTTCATGCTGCCCGCGCTGCACAACGTCGAGGGTTGGAACGAGGCCGTGGCCCGCGGCCGCCCGGGCTCCCGGCTCACCGCCCGGGTCGGGGAGCGGATCCGGCTCGCCGTGGACCTCGAACACTGGGCGGCGTTCCGGAACAGCTTCGACGACCTGGTCGGCCTGCTCACGGAGGTGGCCGCGGGTGATCACCGGCCCGCCCCCGCCTCGATCCTCCTGCTGGGCGGCGACGTGCACTGTTCCTATCTGGAGGAGGTGGACCTCACCGCCGGGCGGGTTGCGGACTCGCCCACCCGGGTCCACCAGTTGGTGATGTCGCCCTTCAGGAACCCTCTACAGAAGACGATCCGGGCGGTGAACCGCCTGTCGGTCCGCGAGCCGGTGCCCGCGCTCACGCGTCGACTGTCCCGGGCGGTGGGGGTGCGCGAGCCCGAGGTGCGGTGGCGCGTCACCGACGGCCTCTGGTTCGACAACGGCGTGATGACCCTCGTCCTGCGCGGCCGCCGCGCCTCGGTGCAGGTCGACCACGCCACCGTCGAGTGGCCCGCGCTCGGGCTGGGCAAGGTCCTCACCCTGGTGCCCGGCCTGGCGCCGGACTCATGGGGACGACGACGACGGCGAGACGGCGATTCGCTCGAGCGTAAGCCCCGACAGGTGTTGCGCAGGACGCTGAGCAAGGAGCTGACCGGGGAGGGCCTGCCGTCGCGCGGTGCCGCTGTCCGGGCGGAGGCCGCGCTCTAG
- a CDS encoding NUDIX domain-containing protein, with protein sequence MAASEGDGNGWVVSDAGDRRWGRFGAAGLLLRAADPSDPDVPLVLLQHRAVWTASGDTWALPGGARDSYEDAPVAALRETEEEAEIRPADVVVRAEVVTSRMPGTVWHRPGLDMRHVAEMMRRMRPDQRHDEAPEGSTRPRTIPPLVQESPDAVEWTYTTVIADAPRALETVPNNESLELRWVPETRVAELPLMPAFAHAWANGLRSEPVELVVDVANVLGSRPDGWWKDRAGATARLLDELGTGMPRTLELPGAGSPRGFGWVARAHAVIEGAARAAEHDGPFVVHRAPGSGDDAIAELATELDGGPRRVVVVTADRGLRDRMPEGVLVVGPRALLG encoded by the coding sequence GTGGCGGCGAGCGAGGGTGACGGCAACGGCTGGGTGGTGTCCGACGCCGGTGATCGTCGGTGGGGTCGGTTCGGTGCCGCCGGACTCCTGCTGCGCGCCGCCGACCCGTCCGATCCCGACGTCCCCCTGGTGTTGCTGCAACACCGCGCCGTGTGGACCGCCTCCGGCGACACGTGGGCGCTGCCGGGCGGTGCGCGGGACTCCTACGAGGACGCGCCGGTGGCGGCGTTGCGCGAGACGGAGGAGGAGGCCGAGATCCGGCCCGCCGACGTGGTGGTGCGCGCCGAGGTCGTGACCTCCCGCATGCCCGGCACCGTGTGGCACCGGCCCGGACTGGACATGCGGCACGTGGCCGAGATGATGCGGCGGATGCGGCCGGACCAGCGTCACGACGAGGCGCCCGAGGGGTCCACCCGCCCCCGCACGATCCCGCCGCTGGTCCAGGAATCGCCCGACGCGGTGGAGTGGACGTACACCACCGTGATCGCGGATGCCCCGCGCGCGCTGGAGACCGTGCCCAACAACGAGAGTCTCGAATTGCGCTGGGTCCCCGAGACCCGCGTGGCCGAGCTGCCGCTCATGCCCGCGTTCGCGCACGCGTGGGCCAACGGACTGCGCTCCGAGCCGGTCGAACTGGTGGTGGACGTGGCCAACGTGCTCGGCTCCCGCCCCGACGGTTGGTGGAAGGACCGGGCCGGTGCCACCGCCCGACTGCTCGACGAACTGGGTACCGGCATGCCCCGCACGCTCGAACTGCCGGGGGCTGGGTCACCCCGGGGATTCGGCTGGGTCGCCCGCGCGCACGCCGTGATCGAGGGCGCCGCCCGCGCGGCCGAGCACGACGGCCCGTTCGTCGTGCATCGCGCCCCCGGGTCCGGCGACGACGCGATCGCCGAGCTGGCCACCGAGCTGGATGGCGGGCCTCGCCGGGTGGTGGTGGTCACGGCCGATCGGGGACTGCGGGACAGGATGCCGGAGGGGGTCCTCGTCGTCGGGCCCCGCGCCCTACTCGGGTAG
- a CDS encoding DUF1648 domain-containing protein codes for MTTYQVADEARGLPREPTSAWIGFLVAGAAVLWAGVLVWAVVALPDRVPTQFEFGGPPTSWSSKAGTLAVMVGTTAVLALPAALVPWVLFRSPAAISAPNRQWWTATPARFRRFERLMREDLLLLAAVGLLLMAVAQAGIIVAAHSASGGMPPWLLPAILVPLAGMVLVIVRMTGAGGRYAEHPDLD; via the coding sequence ATGACCACCTACCAGGTCGCGGACGAGGCACGCGGGCTGCCTCGCGAACCCACGAGCGCGTGGATCGGCTTCCTCGTCGCGGGCGCGGCGGTGCTGTGGGCCGGCGTGCTGGTCTGGGCGGTCGTGGCGCTGCCCGACCGGGTGCCGACGCAGTTCGAGTTCGGCGGCCCGCCCACCAGTTGGTCGTCGAAGGCGGGCACGCTGGCCGTCATGGTGGGCACGACCGCCGTGCTGGCGCTCCCGGCGGCCCTGGTGCCGTGGGTGCTGTTCCGGTCCCCGGCGGCGATCAGCGCGCCCAACCGGCAGTGGTGGACGGCCACCCCGGCACGGTTCCGCCGGTTCGAAAGGCTGATGCGCGAGGACCTGCTGCTGCTCGCGGCCGTCGGGCTGCTCCTCATGGCCGTGGCGCAGGCCGGGATCATCGTGGCCGCGCACTCCGCGAGCGGTGGGATGCCGCCGTGGCTGCTTCCCGCCATACTCGTGCCGCTGGCCGGAATGGTCCTCGTGATAGTCCGTATGACCGGCGCCGGCGGGCGGTACGCGGAACACCCGGACCTGGATTGA